A single window of Candidatus Methylacidiphilales bacterium DNA harbors:
- the cysS gene encoding cysteine--tRNA ligase encodes MKQDVQLYDTLERRVKPIRPLDGKTVRFYCCGPTVYGPAHIGNFRTFVSQDILRRVLELGGQPTRHVRNITDVDDKTIRQSQAEGRTLKEFTDAWLELFRRDCGELNLLPPHIEPSAVEHIPGQVDLIQKLMDRKHAYRADDGSVYFSIDSFPEYGRLSRVKERELSTNKPAAAGQAIQADEYERESLADFALWKARKAEDGPNFWRSPWSEGRPGWHLECSCMSMRYLGESFDLHGGGVDLIFPHHENEIAQSEAATGKPFASHWFHTTHLLVEGRKMSKSEGNLFTLEELKAKGFSAMEVRYVLLAGKYSQPLNFTIDSLSAARQALQKIARSADALAGASGCAEPAYDEVARDAQSLPVANPFNPAWEALRDDLNTSEALGQTFLALKETDSAIREGRLAKTQASEAWLGLQRVLHALGLVLPKESEITAPPEIRELAAKRWEAKKNKDWKAADTYRDQLASAGWVMQDGKDSYKLAPDRKNP; translated from the coding sequence ATGAAACAGGACGTGCAGCTTTACGACACCTTGGAACGGCGGGTGAAACCCATCCGACCGCTCGATGGCAAAACCGTGCGCTTTTATTGCTGCGGGCCGACGGTCTATGGGCCTGCGCATATCGGCAACTTCCGTACCTTTGTGTCGCAGGACATCCTGCGCCGTGTGCTGGAACTCGGCGGCCAACCCACCCGCCACGTCCGCAACATCACGGATGTGGATGACAAGACCATCCGGCAATCCCAAGCCGAAGGCCGTACGCTCAAGGAATTCACCGATGCATGGCTGGAATTATTCCGGCGCGACTGCGGCGAGTTGAACCTGCTGCCCCCGCATATCGAACCCAGCGCGGTTGAACACATTCCGGGGCAGGTCGATTTGATCCAAAAGCTCATGGACCGCAAGCACGCCTACCGTGCGGACGATGGCTCGGTTTATTTCAGCATCGATTCGTTTCCCGAGTATGGCCGCCTCTCGCGTGTCAAGGAACGGGAACTGAGCACAAACAAGCCCGCAGCGGCGGGACAGGCCATCCAGGCCGATGAATATGAACGGGAATCGCTGGCGGATTTTGCCCTTTGGAAGGCGCGCAAAGCGGAGGACGGCCCGAATTTTTGGCGCAGCCCGTGGAGCGAAGGTCGGCCCGGCTGGCACCTCGAATGCAGTTGCATGAGCATGCGTTATCTCGGCGAATCCTTTGATCTTCACGGCGGTGGCGTGGATCTGATTTTTCCGCATCACGAAAATGAAATTGCCCAAAGCGAAGCCGCCACGGGCAAGCCATTCGCCTCGCACTGGTTTCATACCACGCACCTGCTGGTGGAAGGCCGGAAGATGAGCAAGAGCGAGGGTAATCTCTTCACGCTGGAGGAACTGAAGGCAAAGGGTTTCTCCGCCATGGAAGTCCGTTATGTTTTGCTGGCAGGCAAGTACAGCCAACCCCTGAATTTTACCATTGACTCCCTGTCTGCCGCCCGGCAGGCCCTGCAAAAAATCGCAAGAAGCGCGGATGCGCTGGCGGGAGCGTCAGGTTGTGCCGAGCCTGCCTATGATGAAGTGGCGCGCGACGCCCAGTCGCTTCCGGTGGCCAACCCGTTCAATCCCGCATGGGAAGCGTTGCGGGACGACTTGAACACCTCCGAGGCGTTGGGGCAAACCTTTCTTGCGCTCAAGGAAACGGATTCGGCCATTCGCGAAGGCCGGCTTGCAAAAACACAGGCGTCAGAGGCCTGGCTGGGCCTGCAACGCGTTTTGCACGCGCTGGGCCTTGTTCTGCCCAAGGAATCCGAAATTACAGCCCCGCCCGAAATCCGGGAACTCGCGGCCAAACGCTGGGAAGCCAAAAAGAACAAGGACTGGAAGGCCGCCGATACTTACCGCGACCAACTTGCCAGTGCAGGCTGGGTCATGCAGGACGGCAAGGATTCCTACAAGCTGGCGCCCGACCGGAAAAATCCATGA
- a CDS encoding MarR family transcriptional regulator encodes MSKSIGPGHEVLLAFLAASNTMSRKSDAFFSRFKITPAQFNVLNLAMTHGGTIAQKELVSGLLVGKASVSIVLRRMLRDGLLTQKPDPADLRKSVITLTSKGKKQWKRTAPEYGKAVERIFGEYNAKELKEFQKLLVKLDQSLGKTIKE; translated from the coding sequence ATGTCCAAATCCATCGGCCCCGGACATGAGGTCTTGCTCGCCTTCCTGGCCGCATCCAATACGATGTCGCGCAAGAGCGACGCCTTTTTCAGCCGCTTCAAAATCACACCCGCGCAATTCAATGTCCTCAACCTCGCCATGACTCATGGAGGAACCATCGCTCAAAAAGAACTGGTGTCCGGACTTCTTGTCGGAAAGGCGTCCGTTTCCATCGTGCTGCGAAGAATGCTGCGCGATGGCCTGCTCACGCAAAAACCGGACCCCGCCGACTTGCGCAAATCCGTAATCACACTCACTTCCAAGGGAAAAAAACAATGGAAACGAACAGCCCCGGAATACGGCAAAGCCGTTGAACGCATCTTCGGCGAATACAACGCCAAAGAACTGAAGGAATTTCAAAAACTGCTAGTCAAACTGGACCAATCACTCGGGAAAACCATCAAGGAGTAA
- a CDS encoding serine hydrolase: MRTVIVGISLLVLLHINPLHAEEAAPAFDVPSLDNITIDGKTDDWGNRGFRVEVMGNADGTVKAAADLDAAFRLGWDEHGLLLLLNVVDDVADEAKEHNELWQRDSVEIFYSPQRGSPDVVQLVVSPGVDPQRPELRSILQDERKTEALKKTKAEVTAVRSRTAHGYTLEVLLPWSNFGIKPEAGRELAFQIYVNDADGGKGLFSAVWYPFGSGHDSMNMQRLRLAYKPSPPIKAVASAEYERFRRVRVHVAATADLLGKTLTLKGDGRKLGNLPLTSEGGRAGAQFVLPMPPQDKGYGPLDLVVDGQLLKTIKLPDLQASRAKAFMEQHLVFHPGVFSGANFPKCDFEHPSYVEDLIGSYTLTTTFYDADYNQVTTAEKPGRYGAVVEIKAGNGKSFRRLLTLYRMPQDLDWWARKDSAGSIEFPKETGINPIVANEQKHSTGKYLTGLLKESFSRDAAAPAVLAELYDTKLGTKDAGVFDDFLAHDRQWWAGMKRKLSGADKLYSNLFVCPQIVKEKPSTILHEGSLKEAGMKPDAAKNIDAQLKQWSADSGEPFAVCIVRHGVIVLHKAYGQRDGKPMTVNTKSWMASITKAMSGSAMMMLVDQGLVNLDDPVSKYLPAFAGAAISTPLTIRHLYTHTGGLQGHWGDDLNDFDDVIAGYYPYLEIGKRLEYDGAGPALGSKIVEMVSGEALPQFYKHHLLDPLGCASTEVTNSSYDAQSTPMDIAKFGQMLLNHGSYGDKQFMSPETFQQMLPVRLNKLLGPDTTVEWGIGLVWYKDECLGKGTFGHGAASGATLRMDPEHDLVIVMTRNTAGEKFAKYHPKFLSTILDNIAN; the protein is encoded by the coding sequence ATGCGCACCGTTATTGTCGGTATTAGTCTGTTAGTCTTGCTCCACATAAACCCGCTGCATGCGGAAGAGGCGGCGCCTGCTTTTGACGTGCCGAGCCTCGACAACATCACAATCGACGGCAAGACCGATGATTGGGGCAATCGCGGGTTTCGCGTCGAGGTCATGGGAAACGCCGACGGCACAGTCAAAGCGGCTGCCGATCTCGATGCCGCCTTCCGTCTCGGCTGGGATGAGCACGGATTACTCCTGTTGCTCAACGTCGTTGACGACGTGGCTGACGAGGCAAAAGAGCACAACGAGCTTTGGCAACGGGATTCGGTCGAAATTTTCTACTCGCCCCAGCGCGGCTCGCCCGATGTGGTTCAACTGGTGGTCAGCCCCGGAGTCGATCCGCAACGCCCCGAACTCCGGTCGATCCTGCAGGACGAACGCAAAACGGAAGCCCTGAAGAAAACGAAAGCTGAAGTCACCGCCGTGCGCAGCAGGACCGCGCATGGCTACACCTTGGAAGTCCTGCTGCCCTGGTCAAATTTCGGGATCAAACCCGAAGCCGGGCGTGAACTGGCCTTCCAGATCTACGTCAACGACGCGGACGGCGGAAAAGGCCTTTTCTCGGCAGTTTGGTACCCCTTCGGTTCCGGCCATGACTCGATGAACATGCAGCGCCTGCGGCTTGCATACAAACCAAGCCCGCCGATCAAGGCCGTTGCTTCTGCCGAATACGAACGGTTTCGCCGGGTGCGCGTGCATGTGGCGGCAACGGCGGACCTTCTTGGAAAAACGCTCACGCTGAAGGGGGATGGCCGCAAATTGGGCAACTTACCGCTCACTTCGGAAGGCGGACGCGCGGGCGCGCAATTCGTATTGCCGATGCCCCCGCAAGACAAGGGGTATGGACCGCTGGATCTCGTTGTCGATGGTCAATTGCTGAAAACCATCAAGCTGCCAGATCTTCAGGCGTCGCGCGCAAAAGCCTTCATGGAGCAGCATCTGGTCTTCCATCCAGGCGTGTTCTCGGGCGCGAATTTTCCAAAATGCGATTTTGAACACCCGTCGTATGTGGAGGATTTGATAGGATCCTATACCCTAACGACCACATTCTACGACGCCGATTACAATCAGGTCACGACGGCGGAAAAGCCGGGCCGCTACGGCGCCGTCGTCGAAATCAAGGCTGGGAACGGAAAGTCATTCCGGCGTTTGTTGACATTGTATCGGATGCCACAAGACCTTGATTGGTGGGCGCGGAAGGACAGCGCGGGGTCGATCGAATTTCCAAAGGAAACGGGGATCAACCCCATCGTGGCAAATGAACAAAAGCACTCGACCGGCAAATATCTGACAGGACTTTTGAAAGAAAGTTTTTCGCGGGACGCGGCAGCCCCAGCGGTGCTGGCGGAGCTTTACGATACGAAGCTTGGAACGAAGGATGCGGGCGTTTTTGATGATTTCCTCGCCCATGACCGACAGTGGTGGGCCGGGATGAAACGCAAGCTCTCGGGCGCCGACAAGCTGTATTCGAACCTGTTCGTCTGCCCGCAAATCGTGAAGGAAAAGCCCTCGACGATTCTTCATGAAGGTTCGTTGAAAGAAGCAGGGATGAAGCCCGACGCGGCGAAGAACATTGACGCTCAGCTCAAGCAATGGTCGGCGGACAGCGGCGAACCGTTTGCCGTCTGCATTGTGCGGCACGGCGTGATTGTTTTGCACAAAGCCTACGGACAGCGCGACGGCAAGCCCATGACGGTGAATACAAAGAGTTGGATGGCCTCGATCACGAAGGCGATGTCCGGATCGGCCATGATGATGCTCGTCGATCAGGGCTTGGTAAATCTCGATGATCCCGTGTCAAAGTATCTGCCGGCATTCGCTGGAGCCGCTATTTCCACGCCGCTGACAATCCGTCATCTTTACACGCACACGGGCGGATTGCAGGGACATTGGGGTGACGATCTCAACGATTTTGACGACGTGATCGCCGGTTATTATCCGTACCTGGAGATCGGCAAGCGGCTTGAATACGACGGCGCCGGTCCCGCGCTCGGCAGCAAGATCGTCGAGATGGTCAGTGGAGAAGCATTGCCGCAGTTTTATAAACATCACCTGCTGGATCCACTTGGTTGCGCCAGCACCGAGGTCACCAACAGTTCCTACGATGCCCAAAGCACGCCGATGGACATCGCAAAATTCGGGCAGATGCTGCTGAACCACGGCAGCTATGGCGACAAACAGTTTATGAGTCCTGAAACATTCCAACAAATGCTTCCCGTACGATTGAACAAACTGCTCGGGCCTGACACGACCGTCGAGTGGGGGATTGGCCTCGTCTGGTACAAGGACGAGTGCCTCGGCAAAGGAACCTTCGGCCACGGTGCGGCGTCAGGGGCAACCTTGCGAATGGATCCCGAGCACGATCTGGTCATCGTGATGACCCGGAACACGGCGGGCGAGAAATTTGCCAAGTATCATCCCAAGTTCCTCAGCACGATCCTCGACAACATTGCAAACTAA
- the hisI gene encoding phosphoribosyl-AMP cyclohydrolase, with protein MSESKIVFKERGSHQEVEEGADLMPKFDKDGLIPVVTTDYDSGEVLMVAYMNREALEKTIELGEGVYWSRSRKELWHKGKTSGNVLKVRELRIDCDQDAIWMRVTVVGAGATCHTGFRSCFYREIPAGESKGLKLVFKETEKLFDPKKVYGPKPKG; from the coding sequence ATGTCAGAAAGCAAAATTGTGTTTAAAGAGCGCGGCAGCCATCAGGAAGTCGAGGAAGGCGCGGATCTGATGCCGAAATTCGACAAGGACGGCCTGATCCCGGTGGTGACAACCGATTACGACAGCGGCGAGGTGTTGATGGTCGCCTACATGAACCGCGAGGCGCTGGAAAAAACCATTGAGCTGGGCGAGGGCGTTTATTGGAGCCGCAGTCGGAAGGAACTCTGGCACAAGGGAAAAACCAGCGGCAATGTGTTGAAGGTGCGGGAATTGCGCATCGACTGCGACCAGGATGCGATCTGGATGCGCGTTACGGTTGTGGGAGCGGGAGCGACGTGTCACACGGGGTTTCGCTCCTGTTTTTACCGCGAGATCCCGGCGGGTGAAAGCAAGGGGTTGAAGCTTGTGTTTAAGGAAACGGAAAAACTGTTTGATCCGAAAAAGGTGTATGGCCCCAAGCCGAAGGGCTAA
- a CDS encoding helix-turn-helix domain-containing protein: MNKTSAPDLPDEEFEKIWIEAPVFIPTLDGKNIAETINHRVQALKSRKTGEIYFDGHALGELDKVKARHMGLLTPEQIKELREHLDLTQKEISELLQIGEKTWTRWETGRERPSRSLNLLLQSILDGKIDVVYLKSRRPDCRTTDIAA, encoded by the coding sequence ATGAATAAAACGTCCGCCCCGGACTTGCCGGACGAAGAGTTCGAAAAAATTTGGATCGAAGCTCCGGTCTTTATTCCAACCTTGGATGGGAAAAATATTGCCGAAACCATCAATCACCGGGTTCAAGCCTTGAAAAGCCGGAAGACCGGTGAAATTTATTTTGACGGTCATGCGCTGGGCGAGCTCGACAAGGTCAAAGCCCGGCACATGGGTTTGCTCACTCCGGAACAGATCAAGGAACTCCGCGAGCATCTGGATCTGACCCAGAAGGAAATTTCCGAACTTCTGCAGATCGGCGAAAAAACATGGACCCGTTGGGAAACAGGCCGGGAACGCCCGTCGCGCTCACTGAACCTTTTGCTGCAGAGTATTCTGGACGGCAAGATCGATGTCGTTTATCTCAAGTCGCGCAGGCCGGATTGTCGTACAACAGATATTGCGGCTTGA
- a CDS encoding PIN domain-containing protein has product MGQVIDTCVWIDHLRQNTPDGIRRVADVAIQAEDALLCEQVRFELLCGASRRERPLLLRRLETMPLLHTPPQLWHAATNLATKAYDAGLRIPSVDLLIAALCIHHDVALTTFDSHFRDLGKRCTLRVNLLPRPA; this is encoded by the coding sequence GTGGGACAAGTAATCGACACCTGTGTTTGGATCGATCACCTGCGTCAAAACACGCCGGATGGAATCCGGCGCGTCGCGGACGTTGCCATCCAGGCCGAAGACGCCTTGCTCTGTGAACAGGTACGATTTGAACTGCTTTGCGGTGCCTCGCGCCGGGAGCGCCCGTTGCTCCTGCGCAGGCTGGAAACCATGCCGTTACTTCACACTCCGCCACAGCTTTGGCACGCAGCAACAAATCTCGCCACCAAGGCATACGACGCGGGATTGCGCATACCCTCCGTCGATCTGCTCATTGCCGCCCTCTGCATCCATCATGACGTGGCCCTGACAACCTTTGACTCCCACTTTCGCGATCTGGGCAAACGCTGCACACTCCGCGTCAACCTGCTGCCTCGCCCCGCCTGA
- a CDS encoding DUF2339 domain-containing protein: MLGIVLFLTIVAVVVLFSILGSRIENLRSDVEMLKNSLERLREKSSAHLDFKSSAQKTPVPEPAGQTFPAPVAPPLPTPPPLIQKPVVSETAPIPPVIPQPASSAPMRVAQTGSAQKQERTAPSFEFNWEQFLGVKMFAWFGGLILFISVLFALKYSFDNNLIPPALRMSIGALFGIGLVIAGAWPKKQQFAVLSQTLCAVGVVVLYAVLFASTSLYHLLPPAAAFVLMVVVTAAAFSIAVALDGQFVAILGLLGGFLTPFLLGSGEDHALGLFSYIFLLNAGLGLVVLRKNWGYMQALAVLGTVVMEIAWCIRFYSNEKIWTLFGILTVFQVGYTGLLFVQRRKNNPLNWHFGSACGHAATSILFFSVLLLAGNNSAYPLAELTGLAVISATALLAVSIVAELYWIHSIFGMMIFGALSIWMSLYFKEPALKLVLAFDLIFAVLHSAGPAFLQKLRGAKIAPGWTQIFPIMAMLLVLLPIYMLDNVSPIIWGAIIAVNLVVMFFTVIMATYWALAVMIVLTLVAVGSWITRVPVGGTDIDAMLWMVGGFAVALFTGSVFVLLHYRRSLTLADATKRIPLNVVQLPALSAALPYVLLIMVMDHLHLANPSFVFGLALLLSVMLLGTARWAKTYWLGWVALGGTALTQWAWHGTSNQGMHDAAPAWSVLFFVLFFGYALVFKKAFTEQLHPWAIACIAGLAHFLLAHRNIQEFHPNHSMGLVPLLFALPYIGATGYLLRGIPESSPRRNAILAWYGGTALFFITIIFPIQFGNEWLTIAWALEGAALIWLRNRIRHNGLWMVGCGLLAVAFARLALNPAILEYHVRSSVPILNWYLYTYGLAIAAMLGGSCLLKRQELGKWDGWNWQGLLTGAALVLLFLLMNIEIADYFATGSTLTFDFSDNFARDMAYSIGWAIFALGLLVAGIRHQARAARYASIGLFGITVLKIFFHDISQLSALYRIATLVVVAVLLILSSFLYQKFVAKSPESK, translated from the coding sequence ATGCTAGGAATCGTGTTGTTTTTAACCATTGTCGCCGTCGTCGTTTTGTTTTCCATTCTCGGCAGCAGGATCGAGAACCTGAGATCGGATGTGGAAATGCTCAAGAATTCCCTCGAAAGGCTCAGGGAAAAATCCAGCGCTCACCTGGACTTTAAAAGTTCCGCGCAAAAAACTCCGGTCCCGGAGCCCGCAGGCCAAACATTCCCTGCGCCTGTTGCTCCGCCACTACCAACACCCCCACCGCTGATTCAAAAGCCCGTCGTGAGTGAAACCGCCCCAATACCTCCCGTGATTCCACAGCCCGCATCAAGTGCTCCCATGCGCGTCGCACAGACCGGAAGCGCGCAAAAGCAAGAAAGAACCGCTCCATCCTTCGAATTCAATTGGGAACAATTCCTAGGAGTCAAAATGTTCGCGTGGTTCGGCGGGCTCATTTTGTTCATCAGCGTTTTGTTTGCGCTGAAGTACTCCTTTGACAACAACCTGATTCCGCCGGCGCTGAGAATGTCCATAGGGGCCTTGTTCGGAATCGGCCTGGTCATTGCCGGAGCATGGCCCAAAAAACAGCAATTTGCCGTACTGTCGCAGACCTTGTGCGCCGTGGGAGTTGTTGTGTTGTATGCCGTCCTGTTTGCCTCAACCAGCCTGTACCATTTATTGCCGCCTGCCGCAGCCTTTGTGCTGATGGTGGTTGTGACGGCCGCAGCGTTCTCGATTGCCGTGGCGTTGGACGGCCAGTTTGTGGCGATCCTGGGCCTGCTGGGAGGCTTCCTGACTCCGTTCCTGCTGGGAAGCGGGGAAGATCACGCCCTGGGGCTTTTCTCCTATATCTTCCTGCTGAATGCGGGACTGGGGCTGGTGGTGCTGCGAAAAAATTGGGGATACATGCAAGCCCTGGCGGTTTTGGGGACCGTGGTCATGGAAATTGCGTGGTGCATCCGTTTTTATTCAAACGAAAAAATCTGGACTTTGTTTGGAATCCTGACGGTCTTCCAGGTTGGATACACCGGCTTGCTTTTCGTCCAAAGGAGAAAAAACAACCCGTTGAACTGGCATTTTGGAAGCGCTTGCGGGCATGCCGCCACATCCATTTTGTTCTTTTCCGTGCTCTTGCTCGCCGGAAACAATTCAGCCTACCCTCTGGCTGAATTAACCGGCCTGGCCGTTATCAGCGCAACTGCCCTGCTGGCCGTCTCGATCGTTGCGGAGCTTTACTGGATCCATTCCATTTTTGGAATGATGATCTTCGGCGCGCTGTCGATCTGGATGTCCCTCTATTTCAAGGAACCGGCATTAAAGCTGGTTCTGGCCTTCGATTTGATTTTTGCGGTGTTGCATAGCGCAGGCCCTGCGTTTTTACAAAAACTGCGCGGGGCAAAAATTGCGCCCGGCTGGACGCAAATCTTTCCAATCATGGCGATGCTTTTGGTTCTCCTGCCAATCTACATGCTGGACAACGTATCGCCCATCATCTGGGGCGCCATCATCGCCGTGAATCTCGTGGTGATGTTCTTCACCGTCATCATGGCGACCTACTGGGCCCTGGCCGTCATGATTGTGCTGACTCTAGTTGCCGTGGGGTCCTGGATTACCAGGGTGCCCGTCGGCGGCACGGATATCGACGCCATGCTGTGGATGGTCGGGGGGTTTGCGGTGGCTTTGTTTACGGGTAGCGTTTTTGTCCTCCTCCACTACCGGAGGTCGCTCACTCTTGCCGACGCAACAAAAAGAATTCCCCTGAACGTGGTGCAATTGCCCGCATTATCCGCTGCACTGCCCTATGTGCTGCTGATCATGGTCATGGACCACTTGCACCTGGCAAATCCATCGTTTGTGTTTGGACTGGCCTTGCTGCTTTCCGTCATGTTGCTGGGCACGGCTAGATGGGCGAAGACGTATTGGCTGGGCTGGGTTGCCCTCGGAGGAACGGCACTGACCCAGTGGGCCTGGCACGGCACGTCGAACCAGGGCATGCACGATGCCGCGCCCGCATGGAGCGTTCTATTTTTCGTTTTGTTCTTTGGATACGCGCTGGTTTTCAAAAAAGCGTTCACGGAACAATTGCATCCCTGGGCCATTGCGTGCATCGCAGGCCTGGCCCATTTCCTTCTCGCACATCGGAACATCCAGGAATTTCACCCGAATCACAGCATGGGACTTGTACCTCTGCTCTTTGCCTTGCCTTATATTGGAGCCACGGGATATTTGCTGCGAGGAATTCCCGAAAGCAGCCCGCGACGAAATGCCATCCTGGCTTGGTACGGGGGAACGGCGCTGTTTTTTATAACAATCATTTTCCCGATTCAATTCGGGAACGAATGGCTGACAATCGCGTGGGCGCTTGAAGGCGCGGCATTGATCTGGTTGCGGAATCGAATCCGCCATAACGGGTTGTGGATGGTCGGATGCGGGCTGCTCGCGGTTGCGTTTGCGCGTCTGGCGCTGAACCCGGCCATCCTGGAGTATCACGTCAGATCGTCCGTTCCCATTCTGAATTGGTATTTGTACACCTATGGGCTCGCGATTGCGGCGATGCTCGGCGGCTCCTGTTTGCTCAAAAGACAGGAGCTTGGAAAATGGGACGGTTGGAATTGGCAGGGACTGCTGACAGGCGCGGCCCTGGTCCTGCTCTTTCTTTTGATGAACATTGAAATTGCCGATTATTTTGCGACAGGCTCCACGCTTACGTTTGATTTCTCGGATAATTTTGCCCGCGACATGGCCTATTCGATTGGCTGGGCGATTTTTGCCCTTGGATTGCTGGTGGCAGGTATTCGCCACCAGGCAAGGGCCGCGCGCTACGCGAGCATCGGCCTTTTTGGCATTACGGTATTAAAAATATTCTTCCATGACATTTCGCAGTTGAGCGCGCTGTATCGCATTGCGACTTTGGTGGTTGTGGCCGTGCTGCTGATCCTGTCGTCGTTCCTCTATCAAAAATTTGTCGCCAAAAGTCCCGAATCAAAATAA